One Esox lucius isolate fEsoLuc1 chromosome 1, fEsoLuc1.pri, whole genome shotgun sequence genomic region harbors:
- the si:ch211-137a8.4 gene encoding titin homolog, with product MAATDACATPIQEDGTCTNDNKTEVEPTNSETVTETVTEAVTSPPEEAQPIEETPQSTEQPADGKAKQSSDNIFSSFLNKSGLGKVMGGRKKKEPGTESVEANGEGHMEQKKASDQADEPAANGTEAVAEDQAIEKVPDHDEVASEEKPSASKDVKPKHGEKSSVRELIRKPVARIFSHRSTEKKDGNGEPENQVKVRSKSLDRLEDPEALNTTVDQPGDSPAAEESEKPASVAATKHMKRWHSFKKLMAQKSHKKSSDESKEAECVDGASGGTPGDTGTLDSKTSETSGQKRWKLKRSWTFQGLKRDPSVVGISKATKGEKDEGEENATENNEAAVAETDEAKAQVDGEAQEKTNTEVEEEKGAATAAAPHKSMNQHADEIWTSFKKRVIPKSKRSADTSVVSGEEETAAAAEPTEVVEETDEAGKEQAKSAKAKRTHFNRAVSLKNFILRKGKSTSVDQGEGAPKECEEMADGEAKDTEGTDAPVGVSDSQQGEAEAAQEKSNNSVEAQVVNDHTSANGEASTTNALSGTESEKANSPEPAAPAESVAEVKTNGENGCSNGTPEESATHNHETTLKEAGPTDEAKQENTSSTKDAKILNLGTGNAVAQSEIKAGNV from the exons ATGGCGGCGACCGATGCTTGCGCGACACCCATCCAGGAAGATGGCACCTGTACCAATGATAATAAAACAGAAGTGGAGCCCACAAACTCAGAGACGGTCACAGAGACGGTCACAGAGGCTGTCACGTCTCCACCAGAAGAGGCACAACCTATAGAAGAGACCCCACAGAGCACAGAGCAGCCGGCCGATGGCAAAGCTAAACAGTCGTCTGACAAtattttctcttcctttctgAATAAAAGTGGGTTGGGAAAAGTCATGGgagggaggaaaaagaaggagcCCGGCACCGAGTCTGTGGAGGCTAACGGAGAGGGCCACATGGAGCAGAAAAAGGCTTCAGACCAAGCAGATGAGCCGGCAGCCAATGGCACAGAGGCAGTGGCAGAAGATCAGGCCATTGAGAAGGTTCCAGATCACGATGAAGTCGCATCAGAGGAAAAGCCATCTGCCTCCAAGGATGTCAAGCCAAAACATGGGGAGAAGTCCAGTGTCAGGGAATTAATCCGTAAACCTGTTGCCAGGATCTTCTCTCACAGAAGCacagaaaaaaaagatggaAATGGAGAGCCCGAGAACCAGGTGAAGGTCAGATCCAAATCTTTGGACAGGTTGGAGGACCCTGAGGCCCTCAATACCACAGTGGACCAACCGGGAGATTCCCCGGCTGCAGAAGAGTCAGAGAAACCTGCCTCCGTTGCTGCAACCAAACATATGAAACGCTGGCATTCCTTTAAGAAGCTTATGGCCCAGAAGAGTCACAAGAAGAGCTCAGATGAGTCTAAGGAAGCTGAGTGCGTGGATGGTGCGTCTGGGGGCACACCTGGGGACACAGGTACACTGGACTCAAAGACTTCAGAAACCAGCGGACAGAAACGGTGGAAACTGAAGAGGTCATGGACATTCCAAGGACTGAAGAGAGACCCGTCAGTTGTAGGGATCAGCAAAGCCACAAAGGGCGAGAAGGATGAAGGGGAGGAAAATGCCACAGAGAACAATGAAGCAGCTGTGGCCGAAACTGATGAAGCAAAGGCACAGGTAGATGGAGAAGCACAGGAGAAGACAAATACAGAAGtagaagaggagaaaggagcTGCCACTGCCGCAGCGCCACACAAATCAATGAACCAGCATGCTGATGAGATCTGGACTTCCTTCAAGAAGCGTGTGATCCCCAAGTCCAAGAGGTCAGCAGACACGTCTGTTGTCAGTGGGGAAGAGGAAACTGCTGCCGCGGCTGAGCCAACTGAAGTGGTCGAGGAGACGGACGAGGCAGGCAAAGAGCAGGCCAAGTCGGCCAAGGCCAAGCGGACGCACTTCAACCGCGCCGTGTCGTTGAAAAACTTCATCCTGCGAAAGGGGAAAAGCACCAGTGTGGACCAGGGAGAGGGAGCTCCGAAGGAGTGTGAGGAGatggctgatggggaagcaaaGGACACAGAGGGCACAGATGCCCCAGTTGGTGTGTCTGACAGCCAGCAAGGAGAAGCAGAAGCTGCACAAGAAAAGAGTAACAACAGTGTGGAGGCTCAGGTGGTCAATGATCACACATCCGCCAACGGAGAGGCATCCACAACGAATGCGTTGTCTGGTACCGAGTCAGAGAAGGCCAACTCCCCTGAGCCCGCAGCACCGGCAGAATCCGTAGCCGAGGTGAAAACCAACGGCGAGAATGGGTGCTCGAACGGCACACCTGAAGAAAGTGCCACACACAATCATGAAACAACCCTCAAGGAGGCTGGACCAACAGACGAGGCCAAACAAGAAAACACCAGCTCTACGAAGGATGCCAAGATCCTGAACCTTGGCACGGGAAATGCAGTTGCCCAAAGTG AAATAAAGGCGGGAAACGTGTGA